GTTGCGCCGCCTGGAGGCCCTGCTGGTGGTGGCCGATGCCGAGGCCTCGCTGATCCTCACCGGCACCGGCGACGTGGTCGAGCCCGAGGACAGCCTGATGGCCATCGGTTCTGGCGGCAGTTACGCCCAGGCCGCAGCGCGCGCCCTGCTGGACAACACCGAGCTGTCCGCGCGCGAGATCGTCGAGAGAGGCCTGAACATCGCCGCCGACATCTGTGTGTACACCAACCACAACCTGGTTATCGAGGAACTCGACAGCAATGTCTGATACCACTCCCGAAGAGATCGTCCATGAGCTCGACAAGCACATCGTTGGCCAGCAGGAGGCCAAGCGCGCGGTAGCCATCGCGCTGCGCAACCGCTGGCGGCGGATGCGTGTCGATCCGGCACTGCGCAACGAGATCACGCCAAAGAACATCCTCATGATCGGTCCCACCGGGGTGGGCAAGACCGAGATCGCGCGCCGCCTGGCGCGCCTGGCTGATGCGCCCTTCATCAAGGTCGAGGCCACCAAGTTCACCGAGGTGGGCTATGTGGGCCGCGAGGTCGATTCCATCATCCGTGACCTCGCCGATTCGGCGGTGAAGATGGTGCGCGAGCAGGAGATGGAAAAGGTACGCGACGTGGCCCGCGAGGCCGCCGAGGAGCGGGTGCTCGACGCCCTGCTGCCGCCACCGCGCACCACCAGCTGGGAGGCCGAGGCCGCCACCCCGCCGGCCTCGGGCACGCGCGAGAAGTTCCGCGAGAGGCTGCGTGCCGGCGAGCTCGACGAACGCGAGATCGAGATCGAGGTAACGGGGCCGCAGCTGGGCGTGGAGATCATGGCCCCGCCCGGCATGGAGGAGATGACCAGCCAGTTGCAGAGCCTGTTCCAGAACATCGGCAGCGGTCGCAGCAAGCGCCGCAAGCTGCGCATCCGCGATGCCATGAAGCTGCTCACCGACGAGGAGGCCGCGCGCCGGATCAACGAGGAAGACCTGAAGCTGCGCGCCATCGAACGGGTCGAGCAGCAGGGCATCGTTTTCATCGACGAGCTCGACAAGGTCACCAGCCGCGCCGAGGCGCATGGCGCCGATGTCTCGCGCGAGGGCGTGCAGCGTGACCTGCTGCCGCTGGTCGAGGGCTGCACCGTCACCACCAAGCACGGCATGGTGCGAACCGATCACATCCTGTTCATCGCCTCGGGCGCCTTCCACCTGAGCAAACCCTCGGACCTGATCCCCGAGCTGCAGGGCCGCCTGCCGATCCGCGTGGAGCTGAGCGCCCTGTCGGTGGAAGACTTCGTGCGCATCCTCACCGAGCCCGATGCTTCGCTCACCGAGCAATACCAGGCGCTCATGGCTACCGAGGGGGTGGACCTGGAGTTCACCGAGGACGGCATCCGGCGCATCGCCGAGATCGCCTGGCAGGTCAACGAACGCACCGAGAACATCGGTGCGCGTCGCCTGCACACGGTGATGGAGCGGCTGCTCGAGGAAGTCTCCTTCATGGCCCCGCGTTACCAGGGGCAGACCATCACCATCGATGCCGCCTACGTGGACCGTCACCTCGAGGCCCTGTCGGAAAACGAGGATCTCAGCCGCTACATCCTCTGAAGGGCCTGCTGGGCCAGGCGCAGCAGGCAAGCTTCCCAGTCATTGCCGAGACCGAGCAGCACCAGGCGTGGCGGCAACAGGCCCAGTGGCTGCGCCAGTGCCAGCGCCTCACTGACCCCCAGTGCATGCGCGGAGCCGGTGACGGGGGCGGTCAGCAGGTCGTGGTCACGCAGCAGCCGGGAAGCGGTGGCGCCGGGTGGCAGCGCATCGAGCAGCAGGGCCGCATCCACCTCACGCAGCGCGGGCAGCAGATCGAGCCCGGGATGGAGGATGCGGCGATGCACCCCCTCCCAGCCGCTGTCAGCCGGAGGCCATTCCTCCAGCCGCTTCAGCGCCTGCCAACCCGCGCGGTCTCCCGGATGGTGCGATCCGATGCCCGCCAGCAGCAGACGTCTCATCGCTGGTGCACTTTCAGCCGCAGGAAATGGGTGGCGCAAGAGATGCAGGGATCGTAGTTGCGTATCACCTGCTCGGCGTGATGGCGCAGATCCTCCGCCGGGTGTCGCAGGCCGAAGGCCTCCAGGCTCAGGCGCAGGTCTTCTTCGATCCGTGCCTGGTTCTGACTGGTGGGCGGTACGGATCCGTGCCTGTCGTACCCGTCCCGCGTCATCGAACTGGTAGCGATGCCACAACAGGCCGCGCGGCGCCTCGGTGGCTCCGAAGCCCACGCCCTCGCGTGCCCGCCAGGGCTGTGCCGGTGTATGCGGCTGGTAGTCTGCCAGCAGGCGGGCCGCTTCGTGCACGGCCAGCAGGATCTCGACCGCGCGCGCGACGATACCGTGAAAGGGGTTGGCGCTGGGAAAGGACAGGCCGGTGGCGCGCAGGCCGGTGGCGCGCAGGGCGGCGGCCACCGGCGGCGGCAGGCGGTCGTGGTTGAGGTTCAGGCGCGCCAGGGGTCCCACGAGGTAGGGTCGCCCGTGCAGGTGTGCGTGCAGGGCCGTGGAGTACGGCTGCTGGCGCTCGCTGAAATGCGCCTCGAAGTCGGCGGCATCGATCGCCAGGCCGTCGCTGGAGACGATGCTGCCGGCGTACAGCGGGTATTCTTCGGGGTGGCGCAGGGCCACGCTCACGAAGGCCTGGCGTATTTCGGGGAGAGGCAGGGTGGCGCACCAGGCGAGCAGTGCCTCGGCTTCGTCCCGCGCATCCAGCAGGCGTTCGCGCAAGGCCGCCACGGCTGCGGCCGCCGGCGCGCGCGCGAAACCGCCGGGCACCACGCCCACGGGGTGTACCGAGCGGCCACCGAACAGGGCGATGAGGTCGTTGCCCAGTGCCTGCAGGCGCAGCCCGCGCCGCAGCACCTCCGGGTGTTCCCCGGCCATGGCCATGGCGTCATCGAAGCCGAGAAAATCCGGGAGCGCCAGCAGGTGGATGTGCAGGGCGTGGCTCTGCAACCATTCGCCGCAATAGAACACGCGGCGCATGGCGGTGATCCACGGATCGGGCACCATGCCGAAGGCCTGTTCGATGGCCTGGCTGGCACTCATCTGGTAGGCGACGGGGCAGATGCCGCAGATGCGCGCCACTGCGTCCAGCAACTCGCCGGGATCGCGCCCCTCGAGCAGTTTCTCGAAATAGCGCGGCGGCTCGAAGATGCGCAGCCGGAGTTCGCGGATGCCGCGGTCGTCGATCTCCAGCTCCAGCGCCCCCTCGCCCTCGACACGGGTCAGCGCCGGCACCCGGATACTGATGCGTCGTCCCTCACCCATCCTTCACCTCGTCGCGCAATGCCAGGCCGGGTGTGCGGAAGGCCTCGGCCTGGCTGTGGAAGAACAGCAGCCTGCGTGCCAGGGTTTCGGGGGGTTGGCCCTGTACCCGCAGGTAACGTGTCAGGCTGGTGACCTCCGCCGAGCTGGCGACCGGACCGGAGCACCACCCGTAACAAGGACGACCGAGGCCCGGGCACAGGGCGCCACAGCTGCTGCGCACCACCGGCCCGAGGCAGGGTTTGCTCGCGCTTGCCAGTACACAGACGTGGCCGGCGCGCTTGCAGGCCTGGCACAGGATCTCGGTTTCGGCCGGCGGCGGCACGCCACGCACCAGGCTGGCCAATGCGGACACCACCTGACGGGTGGTCACGGGGCAGCCCCACAGTTCGAGATCGACCTCCACGTGCGCGCGCACCGGCTCGGCCTGCGCCAGACTGTCGATGAACTCGGGACGGGCATAGAGGGCGGTGCGCCAGGCGGCCTCCCTTGCATCGAGATTGCGTAGGGCCTGCAGGCCACCGGAGGTGGCACAGGCCCCCATGGTCACCAGCCAACGGCTGTGCTGGCGCACCTGGCGGATGCGCGCGGCCTCCTCGGCGGTGGAGATGCTGCCTTCCACCAGGGCGATGTCGACTTCGGCTTCCGGGGCATTCGGTCCTGCCTCGAGGAAGTGCACGATCTCCACCGTACTGGCCAGCTCCAGCAGGGCCTCGCCCGCGTTCAGCAGCGCGAGTTGGCAGCCGTCACAGGAACTGAACTTGTGCACCGCCAGGCGGAGTCGGTCCATCACAGCCCCCGAATGCCCAGCAAGGGGCGCAGCGTCGGCCAGGGCAGAACCGGGCCGTCGCGGCACACGAACAGGGGGCCGAGCTGGCAGTGGCCGCAGTGTCCGACACCGCAGTGCATGTTGCGCTCCAGACTCAACCAGATGTCTTCGGCCGCCACGCCGTGCTGCTCCAGTGCCCGGGCCACGGCGGTCATCATCGGTTCGGGACCGCAGATCATGGCCAGCGCGCCGGCGCAGCCACCCGGGAGGCGGTCCAGCAATTCGGTCACCAGCCCCTGGTGCCCGGGCCAGCCGGGGCCTGCCACATCGGCAGCCAGCAGCACCCGGGTGTCGGGTTGCTGTGCCCAGGCCTCGTACTGTGCGCGCCACAGCAGGTCGTCGCTGTGACGCACGCCCTGCAGGATGGTGAGCCGCCCGTAATGTGAGCGGCGCCGCATCACATGGCGGATCACCGAGACTGCCGGGGCGCATCCAAGGCCGCCGGTGATCACCAGCAGGTCGCGCCCGCCGGCGGCATCCAGGGGCCAGCCCTGTCCGAAAGGGCCCCGCAAGCCCAGCCGGTCGCCGGGGCGTAGCTGTGCCAGGGCGCGGGTCACCCGCCCCACCGCGCGCACTGTATGTGCAAGCGATTCGCGCTCGTCCACGTCCGAGGCGATGGAGATCGGTACCTCGCCCACGCCCGGCAGGTACAGCATGTCGAACTGTCCCGGAGCGAAACGCCAGTTCGTGCGTTGTGCCGGATCGGTGAAGCGCAGTCGCAGGGTGAAGATATCGCGTCCCTCGGCGATGTGCTCGACCACTTCTACCTCCGCGGGTGGGGTCTCAGGCATGGGGCGGCTCCATCAGGGTCGTCGCCTCGCTGACGAGATCGATGCCGACCGGACACCAGCTGATGCATCGTCCGCAGCCGACACAACCGCTGCGTCCGTACTGTGCGACCCAGGTATCGAGTTTGTGGGTGAGCCATTGCCGGTAGCGCATGGCCACCTGGGTGCGCAACGGCCGGCCGTGCAGCAGGCTGTGACCGTCGGCAAAACAGGAGTCCCAGAGCCGCCAGTGTGCCGAGGTGTCCGCTGCCAGGGCCGGGCGCTCCTCGTGCCGATGGCAGAAGCAGGTGGGGCAGACGGCGGTGCAGTTACCGCAGGCCAGGCAACGTCCCTCAAGAGCCTGCCAGCGTGCGTCCTCGGCGAGTGCCAGCAGGCTTCCGGGCAGGTCCGGCGGCAGTTGGCGGTGTTGCGCGGCGCGCGCGGCCTCGTGCTCGCGGTGCGCGGCCTGGCATTGTTCGGCACTTGCGGCGGGCAGCGCCAGGGTGTGCATCAGGTGCCGGCCGGCCGCGGAACCGGCCTGTACCACGAAGCCGTCGTCCAGTTCGTGCAATGCCAGATCGAAACCGCTTTGGCATTCCGGGCCGTCACCGGTATCGGCGCAGAAGCAGGTGGTTGCGGGATGGGAGCAGTGCATGCCCACCAGGAACAGGGCCTCGCGGCGTGCGCGATAGTCGGTGTCGGCGGGTTCGCGGAGGAAATGCCGGTCGAACAGGTCGAGGGCGGCCAGGTCGCAGGCGCGAACACCGAGTACGGCCAGCGGCTCTGCGCGCGCCTTCGCGGCGGTGAAATGCAATCGGCCATCGGCATCGCGGCCGACCTCCCACATCGGCGCCTCGGGCGGAAGCAGCAGGGGTTTGAGGGCCCCGGGGCCATTGGCCCAGGCGAAGCATCGTGGTCCCTCGTCCCGCAGCAGTCGGTAACTGCCGGGCCCCTGGCGATCGTGCCAGCCGACGGGCAATTCGGTGGCCCGCATGATCTCGCGGTAGACGATGGCGCCACCCTCTGCCACGGGGCCGATACAGCGTCCATGCTCCGCGCGCAGACGGTCTATCAGTGTCTGCAGCTGCTCGCGCGGCAGGAAGCGTGGTTGCGCCATGTCGATCTCCCGGGGTCTGTCTCCCGGTATAGCACAGGCCCGGGCGAGGCACCGGTCTGAACACCATCGGCTTGAGCAGGAGCAAGAAAGTCCCGGGAATGCGTGGCGGCAGGTGACTACCTCCCCTTGCGGGGGGTGAAAAGGTGGCGGGGTCTCGCCACAATAGACGGGTTTCCAATTCATCGTGGATCAATGAACATGCTCAACACGCCCAATCCCACCGAACTCAACCTGCACCGCTTGTCGCGCGTGCTGGAAATCAGCTTCGACGACGGCAGCAACTTCAAGCTGCCGGCCGAGTACCTGCGCGTCTATTCGCCTTCGGCCGACGTGGCCGGGCATGGCCCGGGCCAGCGCAAGGTGCCGCTGGGCAAGGAGGGCGTCGGCATCGACCGCCTCGAGCCGGTGGGCAACTACGCCATCCAGATCGTGTTCGATGATGGTCACGACACCGGCATCTATTCCTGGGAAACCCTGTACAATCTGGGGAAACACTACGACGCCCTTTGGGCGGCCTACCTCGAAGAACTGAAGGAGAAGGGCTATACCCGCAAGGACCCGTCGTCCTGAAACCCGACGCAGGAACCAGGGCATGAGCGAGCAGGACACCACCCATTTCGGCTTCCGCCAGGTACCCAAGCAGGAGAAGGCGCGCCTGGTGCGCGGGGTCTTCGACTCGGTGGCCGAAAAATACGACATCATGAACGACCTGATGTCCTTCGGTGTGCATCGGCTGTGGAAGCGTTTCGCCATCGAGCTGGCCGGGGTGCGTCCCGGGCAGACGGTGCTGGACCTGGCCTCGGGCACCGGCGATCTCGCCGACCGCTTTG
The sequence above is a segment of the endosymbiont of unidentified scaly snail isolate Monju genome. Coding sequences within it:
- the hslU gene encoding ATP-dependent protease ATPase subunit HslU; this translates as MSDTTPEEIVHELDKHIVGQQEAKRAVAIALRNRWRRMRVDPALRNEITPKNILMIGPTGVGKTEIARRLARLADAPFIKVEATKFTEVGYVGREVDSIIRDLADSAVKMVREQEMEKVRDVAREAAEERVLDALLPPPRTTSWEAEAATPPASGTREKFRERLRAGELDEREIEIEVTGPQLGVEIMAPPGMEEMTSQLQSLFQNIGSGRSKRRKLRIRDAMKLLTDEEAARRINEEDLKLRAIERVEQQGIVFIDELDKVTSRAEAHGADVSREGVQRDLLPLVEGCTVTTKHGMVRTDHILFIASGAFHLSKPSDLIPELQGRLPIRVELSALSVEDFVRILTEPDASLTEQYQALMATEGVDLEFTEDGIRRIAEIAWQVNERTENIGARRLHTVMERLLEEVSFMAPRYQGQTITIDAAYVDRHLEALSENEDLSRYIL
- a CDS encoding NADH-quinone oxidoreductase subunit B family protein, with the protein product MDRLRLAVHKFSSCDGCQLALLNAGEALLELASTVEIVHFLEAGPNAPEAEVDIALVEGSISTAEEAARIRQVRQHSRWLVTMGACATSGGLQALRNLDAREAAWRTALYARPEFIDSLAQAEPVRAHVEVDLELWGCPVTTRQVVSALASLVRGVPPPAETEILCQACKRAGHVCVLASASKPCLGPVVRSSCGALCPGLGRPCYGWCSGPVASSAEVTSLTRYLRVQGQPPETLARRLLFFHSQAEAFRTPGLALRDEVKDG
- a CDS encoding FAD/NAD(P)-binding protein → MPETPPAEVEVVEHIAEGRDIFTLRLRFTDPAQRTNWRFAPGQFDMLYLPGVGEVPISIASDVDERESLAHTVRAVGRVTRALAQLRPGDRLGLRGPFGQGWPLDAAGGRDLLVITGGLGCAPAVSVIRHVMRRRSHYGRLTILQGVRHSDDLLWRAQYEAWAQQPDTRVLLAADVAGPGWPGHQGLVTELLDRLPGGCAGALAMICGPEPMMTAVARALEQHGVAAEDIWLSLERNMHCGVGHCGHCQLGPLFVCRDGPVLPWPTLRPLLGIRGL
- a CDS encoding 4Fe-4S dicluster domain-containing protein; the encoded protein is MAQPRFLPREQLQTLIDRLRAEHGRCIGPVAEGGAIVYREIMRATELPVGWHDRQGPGSYRLLRDEGPRCFAWANGPGALKPLLLPPEAPMWEVGRDADGRLHFTAAKARAEPLAVLGVRACDLAALDLFDRHFLREPADTDYRARREALFLVGMHCSHPATTCFCADTGDGPECQSGFDLALHELDDGFVVQAGSAAGRHLMHTLALPAASAEQCQAAHREHEAARAAQHRQLPPDLPGSLLALAEDARWQALEGRCLACGNCTAVCPTCFCHRHEERPALAADTSAHWRLWDSCFADGHSLLHGRPLRTQVAMRYRQWLTHKLDTWVAQYGRSGCVGCGRCISWCPVGIDLVSEATTLMEPPHA
- a CDS encoding gamma-butyrobetaine hydroxylase-like domain-containing protein, producing MNMLNTPNPTELNLHRLSRVLEISFDDGSNFKLPAEYLRVYSPSADVAGHGPGQRKVPLGKEGVGIDRLEPVGNYAIQIVFDDGHDTGIYSWETLYNLGKHYDALWAAYLEELKEKGYTRKDPSS